In Naumovozyma castellii chromosome 1, complete genome, one DNA window encodes the following:
- the RRG8 gene encoding Rrg8p (ancestral locus Anc_3.440), whose product MGHAGNAIKKLLDTRVTALKHAPLDLPPITSPLLISFERWSDKRKKLFFDDEETMKSSNVHNLNLKDNLFANLLSAPMRSEKLTRVKLPKDMLMQLNLETTESSSSKTRLRLNATINHKRRGRSSYVINSCRILDQNRKMVNSWLPMPPSISSVQYFEIPDVEIPTDLFSKYGDDLFAILLKSLEKRDSAHSTKTTNQINDWDVILTNDKERNSMVALMKVLINGADNTLINFNLPSFAENEWEEIRKVNNLLYEDGVVLKSNGDENTIKLLYKYIMYSI is encoded by the coding sequence ATGGGTCACGCTGGAAATGCAATCAAAAAGCTATTGGATACAAGAGTGACTGCATTAAAGCATGCACCTTTAGATTTACCCCCAATTACTAGCCCTCTCCTAATAAGCTTTGAAAGATGGTCCGATAAAAGGAAAAAGTTGTTCTTCGATGATGAGGAAACTATGAAATCCTCGAATGTTCACAATTTAAATCTGAAAGATAATTTATTTGCCAATTTGCTTTCGGCCCCCATGAGGTCAGAAAAGCTTACGAGGGTGAAGCTACCCAAAGATATGTTAATGCAGCTTAATCTCGAAACCACAGAAAgctcttcttcaaaaaccCGTCTCCGATTGAATGCTACCATAAATCATAAGAGGAGAGGCAGAAGCTCATACGTTATCAATTCTTGCAGAATCCTTGACCAAAATAGGAAAATGGTGAATTCTTGGCTTCCCATGCCACCTTCGATATCAAGCGTGCAATACTTCGAAATACCAGACGTTGAAATACCTACTGATCTATTTAGTAAATATGGAGATGACCTTTTTGCTATTCTTTTGAAGTCTCTGGAAAAACGTGATTCAGCTCACTCAACTAAAACGACTAACCAGATCAATGATTGGGATGTGATCTTAACTAATGATAAAGAACGAAACTCAATGGTTGCACTAATGAAAGTTTTGATAAATGGTGCTGATAATACattgattaattttaaCCTTCCTTCTTTTGCTGAAAACGAATGGGAAGAGATCAGAAAAGTTAATAATTTACTATATGAGGACGGCGTAGTACTAAAAAGTAATGGCGACGAAAATACaatcaaattattatacaAATACATTATGTACTCAATATGA
- the HOB2 gene encoding Hob2p (ancestral locus Anc_3.443) codes for MLNDIRTGAWNALIFVACLFVVVCIIEKSASFIVSWLLAISRLPLNDFSFGYIFGTHIRNVQFSTKKFKIKIGKLGIHMGWRPSISIKHVELHFFEEKSSSNSTHTGNPSPFNFTDNSFKFKLNNALAYLLKWSFTLNPFIRDVSLIFPNGIKLNINLISILIIHKPDNYIRMEFFLHKILKSKSKDTINHIGFQMKWDIIENHDKELNTTELILKQWATNLKISGINVHVPELPAAVNKTENNGSVPISDSVKPEQLLKNLLEPINYPLKCLNLLDVKFENLQLNYKNFGKVTISSIQASVESVAVLNNGTSLEVISSDKDLGNDYEISFSVSNILFDIDGDTSLRIPLINIIIISNVLLCVSEDIPLNKTTISCTINVINPSLFSTINQLFSLIEKYEALHSGTGIKSSQKTAHVNPVNLLITDINELPSFRFQLTLSDFTSTLQISDEENVIFKIFNIHSLLTRNNGTIACQSKAIIPMQKQIIFDKEHSAEQNTTNYVKIVGATLDYLKVFKTDGVSSLSVPIYGFERLDTFLDNISLRGINIQSTLRHSHVTLNDLRVLETLQIVISKIHKQLKKATSSATPNKTVPMETAVKNMFKWCLRLRLKDSYFSLLVAKFLPTILDPLEIDGFNLTDVDRGLKILLDECIFTINPQEKRFEIIDASVIRVMDNQNHESLSDDILKLFNLTIAMKDNIVGYINLPTIQIKFDTNLIWLAFYLYSIVRHFRPKDNHPISPQHSSSIGLLSKFDLGIAKVFISITLPKDVPLLFSIENVRYSPENKLLSIPLITAYVQSIYVKTVKIHVALMTIRDFIFDVGYFLNHQVLRFQTSLLYFHTEYHFRFYMIVDNIITMFKSFKQIKLAFSDLQKFQRVYPLPQLPRVFPTIEFSTDHFLIDVEEDPFEQELGLILKIGLLEQRERLQKLREFENQIAEYHAGHKATPTVVHFSRRGRVSSTILEKQMKEKLLEHFSTSWIERYKAAKIRFHGKPCQVHKYDDLGTNYILLSSAITSTTANLTVDDLRIEITKPSFPVDEYTKFLHQYGKGMPLDMAFTLLIIIGIKVKTGLWELKLRDYPTPAISLPDTYTTGDVIFAEKMPEVFALNTVYVPFVSSAEAKPFLEKNSIYGSHIIRTINSVKIYFNLKSSVVSDIPATVTWGKSLQPGYESLMLWFDFLTKPHVDPSQKLGFWDKFRFLLHGRWIYGFSERSKFQLNIKGSGDPYKITDDGAGLSFSWSGGTIIRLHDSIDPKEFLKIESNKFQLGVPDFTAVNRFEKVFMRLDGEVVWKMGLLFEQGNIHSPGDAERLPPTRPHYDIQLMHPSHVSEIKDYDSYEGFRSAFIHLSFGVYSFSENSENSLYLAPYSLRHFLAWWDLFHTYTSGPIRQGPLFPDLIQNKTKFSRALYTIKYQLHLEPLTVTHVYRHISTQYESAEKGEIHYTGLKGRFASLKIDLHQRRIKLIHQNERLNKSKPVWKLKMSTGEIDCSEADIRILSTVFDQSIMEELLSTPTNINGLDAEVDSVQENDAIDMLKGSEWYDHEDYVDLNQVSLNSSLPLKLEAIPFLYSPRISYFRKINDAGYMVAFPFSSEESHDCLIGKNHPEKTQETLAQGRFNELTDEIKNLNEALEILNKNHKMTFEKKAKIDSLNLELHDLKHRLHIVHDILKDLKISEEVSSTFSNSDDEESSIGDGHLTVSESSVEPSNMSLLRTDTIESFASMRRASTIQHSSTYDNRFIIHNIQLRFDKKIRNHMLEYATNIAERTSMRYSLTYKSVTILKDLLKNVLESTKTTMDDGSSISDEDLISNVEFIEEFEELIREVPDANFDAVDNYLIRLISPQVQIRSPCEPNTTVILAARDIEVGIIDIVQVMNKEGRKIALDVDTVVETRYCAVSKDIQLFTLFKDDLIKSPIKGLHRNGYGTDRFSEFWPPWIPLEMCFDGTLLAKHVFLKRRSMFCTFIAPNPLYVGDKKLKNISIDSKIRVGFPALILTSTSQQYCSVYAITQDLLSFGSSLDEKVEKLSQVLFADEVRNNLDRLDVLAITNLQEMIKQLYCTRAFLKVHDPTLFRTTAQKITFEIQTNVLKLTLLMTAIKKNYDKIGKNSPSFQRKLKWQVGTDKLLWELFDVDKNPFITIGMGPSTFVRSQMSSGLNSNKVFITSLKCFNQQDTPIFGELLAPFYSNSSYDETLPMIEISWVQTPPVGGISNLEQMIVSLQPIVFKMDHVTSEKIMSYLFPKIDVENISGTSASITSGMATSNISRQASFLSLANSGSSLSNMKDVDSWDLTSIHNTPGSPKLPKKEPGRVSSAFFSHSKESINEMVKRSGVYFNVGTITIKNTEMSICYKGAHKVLTDVNDLIIKVPTLNYQNKLWSRDEFFNALKHDIVKIVLHHLGKIVGNKFLPHKKENKLKVSTDIKQLLSSTSDKSRNGRIRGSNTSSMRTSLSRQSPLDLDDLEQEIMSDEDIKPFFPFTGSDSASHLAP; via the coding sequence ATGCTTAATGATATTAGGACAGGAGCCTGGAACGCACTCATATTTGTTGCTTGCCTCTTTGTTGTCGTTTgcatcattgaaaaatcagCGAGCTTCATTGTATCATGGTTGCTTGCAATTAGCAGATTGCCATTGAATGATTTCTCATTCGGCTACATTTTTGGCACACACATACGAAATGTACAATTTTCAactaagaaatttaaaattaagaTTGGAAAGTTAGGTATACATATGGGATGGAGGCCGTCAATCTCAATTAAACATGTGGaacttcatttttttgaagaaaaatcatCCAGTAACTCCACTCACACTGGCAATCCCTCACCCTTTAATTTCACAGATAACtcctttaaatttaaattgaataatgcACTGGCATATCTTCTTAAATGGAGTTTTACCTTGAATCCATTCATACGTGACgtttcattaatatttccaaatggaATCAAGCTAAATATCAATcttatttcaatattaatTATACATAAACCTGATAATTATATTAGGatggaattttttttacaCAAGATCTTGAAGTCGAAATCAAAAGATACAATTAATCATATTGGCTTCCAGATGAAATGGGACATTATTGAGAATCAcgataaagaattaaatacAACGGAACTTATCTTGAAACAGTGGGCtacaaatttaaaaattagTGGTATCAACGTACATGTCCCTGAGCTACCAGCAGCTGTAAATAAAACTGAAAATAATGGTTCTGTGCCTATTTCAGACAGCGTTAAGCCTGAGCAACTCCTTAAAAACTTATTGGAGCCTATAAACTATCCACTAAAATGTTTAAATCTTTTAGATGTCAAGTTTGAGAATTTACAATTAAATTATAAGAACTTTGGTAAAGTGACGATCTCAAGCATCCAAGCTTCTGTGGAGTCAGTAGCAGTCCTTAACAACGGAACATCTTTGGAAGTGATTTCATCTGATAAGGATTTGGGTAATGATTATGAGATTTCTTTCTCGGTTagtaatattttatttgatattgaCGGTGACACAAGTCTACGTATACCGCTCATTAACATTATAATTATCTCCAATGTATTACTTTGTGTTTCAGAAGACATTCCACTGAACAAAACAACGATATCATGTACAATAAATGTTATCAATCCATCATTATTCTCTACAATTAATCAACTATTTTCTCTTATTGAGAAGTATGAAGCATTACATAGTGGAACAGGAATTAAATCTTCCCAAAAAACAGCTCACGTAAACCCTGTTAATCTTCTTATTACAGATATTAATGAACTTCCAAGTTTTAGATTCCAGTTAACTCTCTCGGACTTTACCTCTACCCTACAGATTTCAGATGAGGAAAATGTgatattcaaaatctttaatattcattcattattaacaagaaataatgGCACCATTGCATGTCAATCAAAGGCTATAATTCCGATGCAGAAACAAATCATATTCGATAAAGAACACTCTGCAGAGCAGAACACAACAAATTATGTAAAGATTGTTGGAGCAACACtagattatttgaaagtgTTTAAAACAGATGGTGTATCCTCTCTGTCGGTGCCGATATATGGTTTTGAGCGATTAGACACTTTTTTGGATAATATTTCGCTAAGAGGTATAAACATTCAAAGTACTTTAAGACATTCCCATGTAACTTTGAATGACTTGAGAGTGTTAGAGACATTACAGATTGTGATCTCGAAAATCCATAAGCAACTTAAGAAGGCAACAAGTTCGGCTACTCCAAACAAAACTGTGCCTATGGAAACTGCGGTCAAAAATATGTTCAAATGGTGCCTAAGGTTAAGATTAAAAGATTCTTATTTCTCTTTGTTAGTTGCTAAATTTTTGCCAACAATTCTAGATCCTTTAGAAATTGATGGATTTAATCTTACAGACGTTGATAGAGGTTTGAAGATTTTATTAGATGAATGTATTTTTACCATTAATCCCCAAGAGAAACgctttgaaattattgacGCTTCTGTTATCCGTGTAATGGATAATCAGAACCATGAGAGCTTGTCCGATGATATTCTGAAACTATTTAACCTCACTATTGCGATGAAGGACAATATTGTGGGCTATATTAATTTACCaacaattcaaattaaGTTTGACACCAATCTAATATGGCTAGCTTTTTACCTCTACAGTATTGTAAGGCATTTTCGTCCTAAAGACAACCACCCAATATCTCCACAACATTCCAGCTCCATAGGTCTCCtatcaaaatttgatttgGGTATAGCCAAGGTTTTTATTTCCATTACCTTACCCAAAGATGTACCTTTACTGTTTTCGATAGAGAATGTACGGTATTCACCAGAAAATAAACTCTTGAGTATACCATTAATTACCGCTTATGTTCAATCAATTTATGTCAAGACAGTCAAAATACACGTAGCCTTAATGACAATTAGggattttatttttgatgTTGGCTATTTTCTAAACCACCAGGTATTAAGATTTCAAACATCGCtactttattttcataCTGAATATCACTTCAGATTTTATATGATTGTGGATAATATAATCACTATGTTCAAGTCattcaaacaaataaagCTTGCATTCTCTGATTtacaaaaatttcaaagagtCTATCCTCTACCTCAACTACCTAGAGTATTTCCTACGATTGAATTTTCGACTGATCATTTTCTAATTGATGTGGAAGAAGATCCTTTCGAACAAGAATTAGGTCTAATTCTTAAAATTGGTCTTTTGGAACAAAGAGAAAGACTTCAAAAGTTGCGTGAGTTTGAGAATCAGATTGCTGAATATCATGCAGGACATAAGGCAACTCCAACAGTAGTACATTTTTCAAGGAGAGGTCGTGTTTCGTCAACAATTCTTGAGAAACAGATGAAGGAGAAGCTATTGGAACATTTTTCAACCTCATGGATAGAAAGGTACAAGGCTGCTAAAATTCGTTTTCATGGTAAACCTTGTCAAGTCCATAAATATGATGATTTGGGAacaaattatattttactATCAAGCGCAATTACAAGTACAACGGCCAATCTAACTGTTGATGATTTACgaattgaaattacaaagCCATCCTTCCCTGTTGACGAATACacaaaatttcttcatcaatatgGGAAGGGAATGCCGCTTGACATGGCGTTTACTCTTCTAATTATAATCGGGATTAAAGTTAAGACGGGTTTATGGGAATTGAAGCTGAGAGATTATCCGACGCCTGCGATTTCATTGCCAGATACATACACAACAGGTGACGTTATTTTTGCTGAAAAGATGCCAGAGGTATTTGCGCTAAACACAGTGTATGttccttttgtttcttctgCAGAGGCCAAACCATTCCTCGAAAAGAATTCCATATATGGATCTCATATCATACGTACCATTAATTCTGTTAAGATctatttcaatttgaaatcttcaGTTGTTTCTGATATACCAGCAACAGTTACATGGGGGAAATCATTACAACCTGGATACGAGTCATTGATGTTATGGTTTGATTTCCTAACGAAGCCACATGTGGACCCATCTCAGAAACTAGGATTCTGGGACAAATTTAGATTTCTTTTGCATGGAAGATGGATATATGGCTTTTCAGAAAGAAGCAAATTCCAACTCAATATTAAAGGTTCTGGTGATCCATATAAAATAACTGATGATGGTGCTGgtctttctttttcttggtCAGGTGGTACAATCATTAGATTACATGACTCCATAGATCCTAAAGAATTCTTAAAAATAGAGTCAAACAAGTTTCAATTAGGTGTACCAGATTTTACGGCTGTTAATAGATTTGAGAAAGTCTTTATGAGATTGGATGGGGAAGTCGTATGGAAAATGGGTCTTTTGTTTGAGCAAGGAAATATACATTCACCTGGTGATGCAGAACGTCTACCACCGACAAGGCCGCATTatgatattcaattaatgcACCCAAGCCACGTATCAGAAATAAAAGACTATGATTCATATGAAGGTTTTAGGAGTGCCTTCATTCATCTCTCTTTTGGAGTTTATTCTTTTTCCGAAAATTCAGAAAATAGTTTATACTTGGCACCCTATTCTTTACGTCATTTTCTTGCATGGTGGGATTTGTTTCATACGTATACCTCAGGTCCAATTAGGCAGGGGCCCCTGTTTCCTgatttgattcaaaataagACAAAATTTTCGAGAGCGTTATACACCATTAAATACCAACTTCACTTGGAGCCTTTAACAGTAACACATGTATATCGACATATTAGTACACAGTATGAATCAGCAGAAAAGGGAGAAATTCATTATACAGGTTTAAAAGGTAGATTTgcatctttgaaaattgaCTTACACCAAAGGagaattaaattaataCACCAAAATGAACGattgaataaatcaaaACCTGTCtggaaattgaagatgagtACCGGTGAAATTGATTGTTCAGAAGCCGATATTAGAATATTATCTACAGTCTTTGACCAAAGTATTATGGAGGAATTGTTGAGTACGCCAACAAATATTAACGGGCTAGATGCGGAGGTGGATTCAGTCCAGGAGAATGATGCTATCGATATGTTGAAAGGTTCAGAATGGTATGACCATGAGGATTATGTCGATCTGAATCAAGTTTCTCTAAATTCGTCACTTCCACTGAAATTGGAAGCTATTCCGTTCCTGTATTCACCACGTATATCATATTTTAGAAAAATCAATGATGCAGGTTATATGGTCGCTTTTCCATTTAGTTCTGAAGAGTCTCATGATTGTTTAATCGGAAAAAATCATCCAGAAAAGACTCAAGAAACTCTTGCACAGGGAAGATTCAACGAACTAACagatgaaataaaaaaccTAAATGAGGCATTAGAAATCTTAAATAAAAATCACAAAATgacttttgaaaaaaaggCTAAGATTGACTCATTAAATTTAGAATTGCATGATTTGAAGCACAGATTGCATATTGTACACGATATCCTTAAAGACTTAAAGATTTCGGAAGAAGTTTCCAGTACATTTTCTAATtcagatgatgaggaaAGCTCGATTGGAGACGGACACTTGACTGTTTCGGAGTCTAGTGTTGAGCCCTCAAATATGTCCCTCCTAAGAACGGACACAATTGAATCGTTTGCTTCAATGAGACGTGCTTCCACCATCCAGCATTCTTCAACGTACGACAACAGATTTATAATTCATAACATCCAACTAAGGTTCGATAAGAAAATTAGGAATCACATGTTAGAATATGCCACAAATATAGCCGAAAGAACGTCAATGCGTTACTCATTAACATATAAATCAGTAACAATATTAAAGGATTTACTTAAAAATGTACTAGAAAGTACAAAGACAACGATGGATGATGGAAGCTCAATTTCCGACGAAGATTTGATCTCGAACGTGGAATTCATCGAAgagtttgaagaattaattaGAGAAGTTCCCGATGCAAATTTTGATGCAGTGGACAACTATCTAATCAGATTAATTTCTCCTCAAGTACAGATCAGATCGCCATGCGAACCGAACACCACAGTCATATTAGCGGCAAGAGATATCGAGGTGGGTATAATTGATATTGTTCAAGTTATGaataaagaaggaagaaagaTAGCATTGGATGTGGATACAGTGGTTGAAACAAGATATTGTGCGGTATCAAAGGATATCCAATTATTCACACTATTCAAAGACGATCTAATCAAATCCCCTATTAAAGGCCTTCATAGAAATGGATATGGAACTGATAGATTCTCCGAATTTTGGCCCCCATGGATACCGTTAGAAATGTGCTTTGACGGAACCCTACTGGCTAAACATGTTTTCTTAAAAAGGAGATCAATGTTCTGTACCTTTATAGCCCCCAACCCCTTATATGTAGGAGACAAGAAGTTGAAAAACATTTCCATTGACTCGAAGATACGTGTTGGATTCCCTGCTTTAATTCTTACATCAACTTCACAACAATATTGCTCAGTATATGCCATAACGCAAGATCTCCTATCATTTGGTTCCAGTTTAGACGAAAAAGTTGAAAAGTTATCGCAGGTTCTATTTGCAGACGAAGTTCGTAACAATTTGGATCGTCTAGATGTGTTGGCAATAACAAATTTGCAAGAAATGATTAAGCAATTATACTGCACTAGAGCGTTCCTAAAAGTTCATGACCCTACTCTCTTCCGAACGACAGCACAAAAAATAACCTTTGAAATCCAGACAAACGTTTTGAAATTAACTCTCCTTATGACCGctatcaaaaaaaattatgatAAAATTGGTAAAAATAGTCCTtcatttcaaagaaaattaaaatggCAGGTTGGTACAGATAAGCTTTTGTGGGAATTGTTTGATGTTGACAAAAATCCATTCATCACTATTGGAATGGGACCTTCGACATTTGTTAGATCTCAAATGTCCAGTGGGTTGAATAGCAACAAGGTATTTATTacttctttgaaatgtttcaaCCAACAAGACACGCCGATCTTTGGAGAACTTTTGGCTCCATTTTATAGTAATTCCAGTTACGATGAAACATTGCCCAtgattgaaatttcttgggTCCAGACACCTCCTGTTGGAGGCATATCGAATCTAGAACAAATGATCGTCTCCTTACAACCGATTGTTTTTAAAATGGACCATGTAACTTcagaaaaaataatgagTTATTTATTCCCAAAAATTGATGTAGAGAATATTTCAGGGACATCAGCCAGCATAACCAGTGGTATGGCAACATCGAACATATCAAGACAGGCTTCTTTTTTGAGTCTGGCTAATAGTGGATCATCTCTCAGTAATATGAAAGACGTAGATTCGTGGGATTTAACGAGTATTCATAATACACCAGGAAGTCCAAAATTGCCCAAAAAGGAACCAGGGAGGGTATCTAGTGCATTTTTTAGCCACTCCAAAGAAAGTATAAATGAAATGGTTAAACGGTCTGGAGTGTATTTTAATGTTGGGACAATTACTATAAAAAACACGGAGATGTCCATTTGCTATAAAGGTGCACATAAGGTCCTTACGGATGtaaatgatttaattatCAAGGTTCCTActttaaattatcaaaataaattgTGGTCCAGGGACGAATTTTTTAATGCATTGAAGCATGATATTGTTAAAATCGTCTTACACcatcttggaaaaattgTTGGAAACAAATTTTTGCCACATAAGAAGGAGAATAAGTTAAAGGTTTCAACTGACATTAAACAGCTTTTAAGTTCAACATCAGATAAAAGCAGAAACGGTCGTATCAGAGGCTCTAACACAAGTTCCATGAGGACTAGTCTCTCAAGGCAATCACCATTGGATTTAGATGACCTTGAACAGGAAATAATGagtgatgaagatattaaacctttttttccatttacAGGGTCAGATAGCGCATCACATCTTGCTCCTTAA
- the MRI1 gene encoding S-methyl-5-thioribose-1-phosphate isomerase MRI1 (ancestral locus Anc_3.451) has translation MSLEAIKFDKSKPEQVTVEIIDQLLLPYKTKYIPIHTINDGYQVIKNMQVRGAPAIAIVGSLSILVESQLLQTEAFTRNQWYYDLSDYTSVKSRLQERLKFLLSSRPTAVNLSNALVVITTLLEESTDLKGFSLAVFKFVTALIEEDLANNIKMGANGSKYLLESLKQEGFEDDFAVFTICNTGSLATSGYGTALGVIRSLWEDSRNKLNLDNPSKKSKMSFQHKAKLAHVYPLETRPYNQGSRLTAYELVHEEIPATLITDSSVAYRIKTSPIPIKAAFVGADRIVRNGDTANKIGTFQLAVICKQFGIKFFVVAPKTTIDAVTETGDDIVVEERDGDEFKLVTGTAINLETGSAQLDAAGEPLAAKVGIAPPNIDVWNPAFDITPHEFIDGIITEAGVFVKNNNGEFTLDKLF, from the coding sequence ATGTCGTTAGAAGCCataaaatttgataaatcaAAGCCAGAGCAAGTCACGGTCGAAATTATAgatcaattattattgcCTTATAAAACCAAATATATACCAATTCATACGATTAATGATGGTTACCAagttattaaaaatatgCAGGTCAGAGGAGCACCAGCAATTGCTATTGTTGGCTCCTTGTCAATTTTAGTCGAATCGCAATTGCTGCAAACGGAGGCGTTCACAAGAAATCAATGGTATTATGACCTTTCAGATTATACTTCGGTCAAATCAAGATTACAAGAAAGATTAAAATTTTTGCTGAGTAGTAGACCAACTGCCGTAAACTTATCTAATGCGTTGGTTGTTATAACAACGCTTTTGGAGGAGTCTACCGATTTGAAAGGATTCAGTTTAGCTGTATTTAAGTTTGTGACAGCtcttattgaagaagatttggctaacaatatcaaaatGGGAGCCAATGgatcaaaatatttgttaGAATCTTTAAAACAAGAAGGTTTCGAAGATGATTTCGCCGTATTTACTATTTGTAACACAGGATCGTTGGCAACGTCTGGTTATGGTACAGCATTAGGTGTCATCCGTTCTTTGTGGGAAGATTCACGAAACAAGTTGAATCTCGACAATCCAAGCAAGAAATCCAAGATGTCATTCCAACACAAAGCCAAACTTGCACATGTTTATCCATTGGAAACTAGACCTTATAACCAAGGGTCGCGTTTAACGGCTTATGAATTAGTTCATGAAGAAATCCCTGCTACTCTGATTACAGATAGTTCAGTGGCGTATAGAATTAAAACCAGTCCAATTCCTATAAAAGCTGCTTTTGTAGGTGCAGACAGGATTGTTCGTAATGGGGATACTGCAAACAAGATCGGTACCTTCCAATTGGCTGTGATTTGCAAGCAGTTTGGTATTAAGTTCTTTGTTGTCGCTccaaaaacaacaatagaTGCAGTAACAGAAACTGGTGATGATATTGTCGTGGAGGAGCGTGATGGTGACGAATTTAAATTAGTTACTGGGACGGCTATTAATCTTGAAACTGGCTCAGCTCAATTAGATGCAGCCGGGGAGCCTCTAGCAGCAAAAGTGGGAATTGCACCACCTAATATTGACGTTTGGAATCCAGCTTTCGACATCACGCCACATGAATTTATTGACGGTATTATCACAGAAGCTGGTGTTTTCGTAAAGAACAACAACGGTGAATTCACTCTCGATAAACTATTTTAA